A portion of the Flavobacteriales bacterium genome contains these proteins:
- a CDS encoding gliding motility-associated C-terminal domain-containing protein, whose translation MNTKAQCIFAFTAWLLCTTAFTTNGQNTSSPDRTDSPAAHPRAWTVTDPFSAEVFIENNGQFDQPDGQPLKDVRFAINNQGLKVYFTPSGFSYHVINIVPKPRYNSPEERHEILEEVEHHIRKHGKVDASLSRFFDDKSAYVHIEWVNANPEAKVEVTGMVPDNYSYSVPRQEAANKSVIARAYQKLVYRNIYPHIDVEFYFPAKNSSKELGVKYNVIVHPGGDLSRVKMKYSGMESIAVDEQGNIIAHIADGKITDHAPDLAYVDHKGQPVRASFKLDGTTVSFKVPDYDKTKKLVIDPFTSVWSISPGFTTANDGYTIRLDFNHNVYVMGGGVSNGGFVPSYNYQVKKFNTAGVLQWTATGLASTNLGAYGDMIVLRGGKVIVGMGIGAGNTGYILATANGAITTRNVPNVNEFGWRLYYNQVVDNGVLWAGGGSNNGSHLIRTDTSLTTGTIYCPWGTAGNTEDICYLTQDKASQFVYITNSTNSNPNSSATAPKFCKSSVATPGTAIWKVNEPTNMMELGQGSFINGGAAGFAGGWSTGVNGMVICNDRIYTYNGNDLRAYDPATGNMITSVTVGGTLDKFSGLDVDSCCRVYVGLNGVVKRYSSNLVFDASFPVTNSVYDLKFDPLDDDYLYVTGKGFVQKLLRNTCPTCIDTASTPVQGCVLGTGTVTVTDPSGTQPYTYLWSNGKTTQTITGLDPGQYIVTVTDSDPVCPLQWIDTVIVNGVYIPCGPRVTLTATPDTICLGFCTDLEATTTDGTEPYTYAWNPNIGTGGGPHNVCPATTTRYYVTVTDNDGNSDTASVLVVVHDPPSLVTSTIPPTCDGLCDGTGTVTSTGNGPFTYQWDDANSQNTSSATGLCVGTYHVTVTDSFGCTDSTSVTLTSPPAMTLTTDSTDQSCFGTCDGATTVTASGGSSPYQYQWNDGSSQATATATGLCSGSYDVTVTDANGCTAITSVSVNEPLRITSSMDSTDTDCGSATGTGTVTASGGTGNFTYVWSDPSSQTTATATGLGIGTYTVTIMDANGCIATDEVSIKELGGFPVTITKTDVVCNGACDGTATVTPDGGNPPHTFLWSTGTGNQTTQTATGLCPGTYNVTVTDASGCSGSGTVTITEPPLLHITETHTPVSCNGMNDGSIDISISGGSPPVSVMWDQGSTSEDLSNLGAGTYCVTITDANGCTDSLCVLITEPAAILLDTSTIKTSCNICNGSATVSVTGGGTTPFSYMWDDGNSQTSATATGLCAGNYNVTVTDGSGCSAEIPAQVMIHDSPVACFADSTTGCAPLSASFVNCSTGGSTYFWDMGDGTTSDLPDPGHIYNSAGCYDISLTVTSQEGCSATLTKSCYVSAHPVPKADFDASPWTTTILSPTVNFIDKSSNASAWFWDFGDGVTDTTQNPEHTYSDTGCYNVRLILINQFDCTDTMERIVCVKDIYSFYLPNAFSPNNDGVNETFTPVYYGICEFEMYIFDRWGNMIHRTNSLKGWDGKVEGGSDEIAQEDVYVWLVRAIDCNGKTINRTGHVTLLK comes from the coding sequence GCGATATAACAGCCCGGAAGAACGGCATGAAATTCTGGAGGAAGTCGAACACCATATCCGCAAGCATGGCAAGGTTGATGCAAGCCTGAGCCGGTTCTTTGACGACAAATCAGCCTACGTTCATATTGAATGGGTCAATGCGAACCCGGAAGCAAAAGTGGAAGTTACCGGGATGGTTCCGGACAATTATTCATACAGCGTCCCCCGGCAGGAAGCCGCAAACAAATCAGTCATTGCACGGGCCTATCAAAAGTTGGTCTACAGAAATATTTACCCGCACATTGATGTTGAATTCTATTTCCCTGCAAAGAATTCATCAAAAGAGCTGGGGGTAAAATACAATGTCATCGTTCATCCCGGTGGAGATCTTTCCCGGGTGAAGATGAAATACAGCGGCATGGAAAGTATTGCTGTGGACGAACAGGGAAATATCATCGCCCACATTGCAGACGGGAAGATCACGGACCATGCGCCCGATCTCGCCTATGTAGATCATAAAGGCCAACCGGTCCGCGCTTCATTCAAACTGGATGGCACAACGGTATCATTCAAGGTTCCTGATTACGACAAGACGAAAAAACTGGTCATCGACCCCTTCACTTCCGTCTGGAGCATAAGCCCCGGCTTTACAACAGCCAACGACGGCTATACCATACGGTTGGATTTCAACCACAACGTGTATGTAATGGGCGGCGGTGTTTCCAACGGAGGCTTTGTTCCTTCCTACAACTACCAGGTTAAAAAATTCAATACGGCCGGCGTCCTTCAGTGGACCGCCACCGGTCTGGCATCTACCAACCTCGGTGCCTACGGAGATATGATCGTACTTCGCGGAGGGAAGGTGATCGTGGGTATGGGCATCGGCGCCGGGAACACGGGGTATATTCTTGCCACCGCCAACGGCGCCATCACCACCAGAAATGTACCTAATGTCAACGAATTCGGCTGGCGCCTGTATTACAACCAGGTGGTAGATAACGGCGTGCTCTGGGCAGGTGGCGGAAGCAATAACGGCTCACATCTTATCCGGACCGATACATCCCTGACCACCGGAACGATCTATTGCCCCTGGGGAACAGCAGGAAACACCGAAGACATTTGCTACCTGACACAGGACAAAGCCAGTCAGTTTGTTTACATCACCAATTCCACCAACTCCAACCCGAATTCGTCTGCCACCGCACCCAAGTTCTGTAAATCTTCAGTGGCCACACCGGGGACAGCCATATGGAAGGTCAATGAACCCACCAACATGATGGAGCTGGGGCAAGGGTCATTCATCAACGGTGGTGCCGCAGGATTTGCCGGAGGATGGTCCACAGGTGTAAACGGCATGGTCATTTGCAACGACCGCATATATACTTACAATGGTAACGACCTGAGGGCATATGACCCTGCCACCGGGAATATGATCACCAGTGTGACCGTTGGCGGAACTCTGGATAAGTTCTCAGGACTTGATGTGGATAGCTGTTGCCGGGTATATGTGGGGCTAAACGGCGTTGTGAAGAGGTACAGTTCAAACCTGGTTTTCGATGCTTCATTCCCGGTGACCAATAGCGTGTATGACCTGAAGTTTGATCCGCTGGACGATGATTATTTGTATGTAACCGGAAAAGGTTTTGTACAAAAACTGCTACGGAATACCTGCCCTACCTGTATCGATACAGCCAGTACACCGGTGCAGGGATGTGTGTTGGGAACCGGCACGGTAACCGTGACAGACCCCAGCGGTACACAACCCTATACTTATTTATGGAGCAATGGAAAAACAACCCAAACCATTACGGGCCTGGATCCGGGACAGTACATTGTCACCGTCACAGACAGCGATCCGGTATGTCCGCTCCAATGGATTGATACGGTCATTGTGAATGGGGTATACATCCCATGTGGCCCGAGGGTGACCCTCACCGCCACTCCCGATACGATATGTCTCGGTTTCTGCACCGATCTGGAAGCCACCACCACGGACGGCACCGAACCATACACCTATGCATGGAATCCTAACATCGGAACAGGCGGCGGACCGCATAATGTTTGCCCGGCAACAACAACAAGATACTACGTTACCGTCACTGACAACGACGGAAATTCAGACACCGCTTCCGTACTGGTCGTCGTCCACGACCCTCCATCCCTCGTAACAAGTACCATCCCACCAACATGTGATGGTCTGTGTGACGGGACCGGTACGGTCACATCTACCGGCAATGGCCCCTTCACTTACCAATGGGACGATGCCAACAGCCAAAACACATCTTCCGCAACAGGGTTATGTGTGGGTACTTATCATGTCACCGTTACGGACAGTTTTGGTTGTACCGACAGCACATCTGTTACGCTCACATCACCTCCTGCCATGACCCTGACAACGGACTCTACCGATCAGTCATGCTTCGGCACCTGCGATGGCGCCACCACCGTGACCGCATCCGGAGGCTCATCGCCGTACCAATATCAGTGGAACGATGGTTCCTCACAAGCCACTGCGACCGCCACAGGTTTGTGTTCAGGCTCTTATGATGTCACGGTTACCGATGCGAATGGTTGCACCGCCATCACATCGGTTTCCGTGAATGAGCCGCTACGCATTACATCATCCATGGATTCCACGGATACCGATTGCGGTTCAGCAACAGGTACGGGAACAGTTACCGCTTCAGGCGGCACAGGTAACTTCACCTATGTGTGGAGCGACCCTTCCTCCCAAACCACAGCAACGGCAACCGGCCTCGGCATTGGCACATACACCGTGACCATCATGGATGCGAACGGATGCATCGCCACCGATGAGGTGTCCATCAAAGAGCTTGGCGGTTTTCCGGTAACCATTACAAAAACCGATGTGGTATGTAACGGCGCATGCGATGGCACCGCAACTGTAACACCTGACGGAGGTAATCCACCACATACATTTCTATGGAGTACAGGCACGGGGAATCAGACCACACAAACAGCCACCGGTCTATGTCCGGGTACATATAATGTAACAGTCACCGATGCCTCAGGGTGCTCAGGATCAGGAACCGTAACGATCACAGAACCACCGCTGCTGCATATTACCGAAACACATACCCCGGTTTCCTGTAACGGCATGAACGATGGTTCCATTGACATCAGTATCAGTGGTGGCTCTCCACCTGTCTCGGTCATGTGGGATCAGGGAAGTACTTCGGAAGATCTTTCCAATCTGGGTGCGGGCACTTACTGTGTGACCATCACGGATGCAAACGGATGTACAGATTCCTTATGTGTGTTAATCACAGAACCTGCCGCCATCCTCCTGGATACCTCTACCATCAAGACTTCCTGCAATATATGTAACGGATCGGCTACGGTTTCTGTCACCGGTGGTGGTACCACACCATTTTCATATATGTGGGATGATGGCAATTCGCAAACTTCGGCAACCGCAACCGGTTTGTGTGCCGGTAATTACAACGTTACCGTCACCGATGGTTCAGGCTGTTCAGCGGAGATCCCGGCACAGGTAATGATACATGATTCACCGGTGGCCTGTTTCGCCGACTCCACAACGGGTTGCGCACCACTGAGCGCTTCATTTGTCAATTGTTCAACCGGAGGCTCCACCTATTTTTGGGACATGGGAGATGGAACAACCTCCGACCTGCCAGACCCGGGTCACATTTACAATTCCGCGGGGTGCTACGATATATCCCTTACCGTTACCTCGCAGGAAGGATGTAGTGCCACACTCACCAAATCGTGCTATGTATCGGCACATCCGGTTCCAAAGGCCGACTTTGATGCCAGTCCGTGGACAACCACCATCCTCTCTCCTACTGTTAATTTCATTGATAAGTCATCCAACGCATCCGCATGGTTCTGGGATTTCGGAGATGGCGTGACGGATACCACGCAAAACCCTGAGCACACTTATTCGGATACCGGCTGCTACAACGTACGTCTTATCCTTATCAATCAGTTTGATTGCACAGACACCATGGAGCGGATTGTGTGCGTGAAGGATATCTACAGCTTTTACCTTCCCAATGCCTTTTCCCCCAACAACGACGGAGTAAACGAAACCTTCACACCGGTCTATTACGGCATCTGTGAATTTGAGATGTACATATTCGACCGGTGGGGCAACATGATCCATCGCACCAATTCCCTGAAAGGCTGGGATGGAAAAGTGGAAGGCGGCTCTGACGAAATAGCTCAGGAAGATGTATATGTGTGGCTTGTCAGGGCCATCGATTGCAACGGTAAAACGATCAACCGCACCGGCCATGTGACCTTGTTGAAATAA